The nucleotide window GCCGAAGCCCGGTATCTCCTTCTCGAACATCGGTCTGACAGCTTCGACGGTGACGTCCTTCGGTGATAACCCGGTTCCTCCCGATATGAGCACGACGTCGACATCCTCTGTTGAACATAACTCATCCACAGCCTCCCTGATCATCTTCAGATCATCTGGAAGCAGTATTCTATGGATTACTTTGAAGCCCCAGGCCTCTATAAGAGACTCAGCCAAGTCGCCTGACGTGTCTTCAAACTGTCTACCAGACTTATAGGCTTCAAACCTCGAACTGCTACATACGATCACTGCGAATTTAAGCGTTTTAGGTGCTTTAGCCTTATGCCTCTCGAAGCTCGACAAGTCTACTAGTAGAGGATACACGCCTGTAGAAAAATACTTCCCTCCTAGACACCTGTTAGGTCCTCGAGCATCCTTATCCTCTTTTCGAGCAACAACAGGTACATTTCTAGTTTCGTAAACCTCTCCTGAGCAGACGCCTGTCTAAACTCATTTAACGCTTCTAAAACCTCACGTCTGACGTCGTCAGACAGTCTCTCGCCATGACCTCTACGGAAACGTACAACTCCCGAGCCATGTCCGTGTAGAGCTGCAACCCGCTCGGTTATACGACTATAGTAGTCGGTTTCGGCTATTTTTATCCCGTTTGCTGTGCCGTAGTTTTCCACCGTGATCCGTAGGTATCGGATGTATCTTGCGTTGAAGGTGTATGTGTTCCATCCTTCTGAGCCTGTTTGCCCGGTTAGTAGGGTTTCCCATGTTGTGCCGTCTTCGCTTCCCTCGATTTTGAAGCTGGCTGGAATGTAGCTGGAGTCTGGAAAGTGTATCCTTACGGCGCCGATTATCTGGAGGCTTCCGGTATCTATTTCTAGCGAAGCCTCCGCCGCTGTTCTAAGCCACACCGTGTCTAGGTCGTCGTCGCATGCTATCTCGTCGAATATGCGGAACTCGTAGATGTATATGTATTCGTTGGCTGAGTAGGGCTGGTATACGCGTATCCTCACCTTCGTGACCTCCTGCGGCGTTAGATCCACCGTCAGGTCGTACTGGTTATCCAGCTTACCGCTGAACAGCGTAACCCATGTAGCGCCGTCGGTTTTAAGACCTTGTATCTCAACGTCTATGTCGACGCCGGCGCCGTATGCGGTCGAGTTGAACTTAAGCCTAGCCTTCACCGGTTTGATGACGGATGCGGGGAAGGTGAACGTCAGCCAAGGCCCCCAGCCCTGCGGTATTCCACTTGATGTTTTAGCGTATGTGCTGAAATCGTCGTCGTATGCGTTTGCCTCATTAATCCAATCACCGTTAGGGTCCTCGTATCCGTCCGGTAGCATCCAATAGCCGTCAGGTGTTATCCAGTCGCTCGTCGAAGGCTCCGGCAGTTTAACGTGTCCGGTCGGTATGTCGGCTACAGGCTTCCACTCAGAGCCGTTGAAATAGTATATCCGGTGCTCGTCGTTCCGGTAGAACAGGTCGCCCTCCGAGGGGTTAGACGGAAAGCTTGCTCCACTCTCGATCACATGAGGCTCGTTCCACTCCGACGCATAGAGCTTATCGCCAGACGACTTCACGGTCTTATGCCTTATGCCCAACCTTTCTCACCTCCCTTATTATGGATACGACTAGGCAGATGAGCGTGATTAGGAGCAGTTGCTCGTGGCTCGGATAGACTTGAGGCGTGTATAGGTCTTCCAGCCGGAACAGGTAACCCTCTTTTATCCACTCGTCTAGGAGAATGCCGATAACGAAACCATCCGAGCCAGAACCAGAGGCGGCGGATAAACCTACGCATAGCTAATCTCCACCTCGTACTCGATGAACAGGATGTAGTCGCTCGTCTTCTCGATGGTCTCGCCGAACAAGGCTCGGGCGAGCATGT belongs to Candidatus Bathyarchaeota archaeon and includes:
- a CDS encoding MogA/MoaB family molybdenum cofactor biosynthesis protein, producing MSSFERHKAKAPKTLKFAVIVCSSSRFEAYKSGRQFEDTSGDLAESLIEAWGFKVIHRILLPDDLKMIREAVDELCSTEDVDVVLISGGTGLSPKDVTVEAVRPMFEKEIPGFGELFRMLTFQREGSVAVLSRAVAGVCRGKIVFAIPGSPGAVELALKKLILPEAAHMVLHARGLG
- a CDS encoding discoidin domain-containing protein translates to MGIRHKTVKSSGDKLYASEWNEPHVIESGASFPSNPSEGDLFYRNDEHRIYYFNGSEWKPVADIPTGHVKLPEPSTSDWITPDGYWMLPDGYEDPNGDWINEANAYDDDFSTYAKTSSGIPQGWGPWLTFTFPASVIKPVKARLKFNSTAYGAGVDIDVEIQGLKTDGATWVTLFSGKLDNQYDLTVDLTPQEVTKVRIRVYQPYSANEYIYIYEFRIFDEIACDDDLDTVWLRTAAEASLEIDTGSLQIIGAVRIHFPDSSYIPASFKIEGSEDGTTWETLLTGQTGSEGWNTYTFNARYIRYLRITVENYGTANGIKIAETDYYSRITERVAALHGHGSGVVRFRRGHGERLSDDVRREVLEALNEFRQASAQERFTKLEMYLLLLEKRIRMLEDLTGV